A stretch of Aeromicrobium tamlense DNA encodes these proteins:
- the ribD gene encoding bifunctional diaminohydroxyphosphoribosylaminopyrimidine deaminase/5-amino-6-(5-phosphoribosylamino)uracil reductase RibD gives MASQTETDAMRRAIDAARTVGRTLPNPQVGCVLLDADGAEIATGVHRGAGTPHAEVDALAQAGDRARGATAVVTLEPCDHTGRTGPCTQALIGAGVARVVFGTTDPAEGAGGAKALVEAGVEVEGGVLADETDHLVRFWAHRHLHGRPFVTWKYAATLDGLSAAPDGTSKWITSQTARRDVQRFRAECDAIMAGTYSVLSDDPRLTVRDEDDKPLPYDQQPLRVIVGESKIPAYYRVFDRVAPTRQIASRDPHEVLAELQAEGIHHVWLEGGPRLAGAFWGEGLIDRVIGYMAPAMLGSGRAALEGEATTLADIRPIDITDLTMVGPDIRIIGTPGRMPREDMD, from the coding sequence GTGGCCAGTCAGACCGAGACCGACGCGATGCGTCGCGCGATCGACGCGGCCCGCACCGTGGGCCGCACGCTGCCCAACCCGCAGGTGGGCTGTGTCCTGCTCGACGCGGACGGCGCCGAGATCGCCACGGGCGTCCACCGCGGCGCGGGCACCCCGCACGCCGAGGTCGACGCGCTCGCGCAGGCCGGCGACCGCGCCCGCGGCGCCACCGCCGTCGTCACCCTCGAGCCCTGCGACCACACGGGCCGCACCGGCCCGTGTACGCAGGCGCTCATCGGCGCCGGTGTCGCCCGCGTCGTGTTCGGCACCACCGACCCGGCCGAAGGTGCCGGGGGAGCGAAGGCGCTCGTCGAGGCGGGCGTCGAGGTGGAGGGCGGCGTCCTCGCCGACGAGACCGACCACCTCGTTCGCTTCTGGGCGCACCGCCACCTGCACGGCCGCCCGTTCGTCACGTGGAAGTACGCGGCCACGCTCGACGGGCTCAGCGCGGCTCCCGACGGCACCAGCAAGTGGATCACCAGCCAGACCGCGCGCCGCGACGTGCAGCGCTTCCGTGCCGAGTGCGACGCGATCATGGCCGGCACCTACTCGGTGCTGTCGGACGACCCGCGCCTCACGGTGCGCGACGAGGACGACAAGCCGCTGCCGTACGACCAGCAGCCGCTGCGCGTCATCGTCGGCGAGTCCAAGATCCCGGCCTACTACCGCGTGTTCGACCGCGTCGCGCCCACGCGCCAGATCGCCTCGCGCGACCCCCACGAGGTGCTCGCCGAGCTGCAGGCCGAGGGCATCCACCACGTGTGGCTCGAGGGCGGACCCCGCCTGGCGGGCGCGTTCTGGGGCGAGGGCCTCATCGACCGTGTCATCGGCTACATGGCCCCGGCCATGCTCGGCTCCGGCCGCGCCGCCCTCGAGGGCGAGGCCACCACGCTGGCGGACATCCGCCCCATCGACATCACCGACCTGACGATGGTCGGCCCCGACATCCGCATCATCGGCACTCCCGGCCGGATGCCCAGAGAGGACATGGACTGA
- the rpe gene encoding ribulose-phosphate 3-epimerase, with protein sequence MRITPSLLNADFANLAGEAARIPTADFLHMDVMDNHFVPNLTLGAPVIEALAKAATQPIDAHLMIEDPDRWAPQFVEAGASSVTFHVEAAKAPVRLARELRAQGARASMALKPATPIEPYEDLLPELDMVLIMTVEPGFGGQRFLDLCLPKIRRTRALLDKVGGDIWLQVDGGVSLETIERCAEAGADTFVAGSAVYGADDPGAMVERLRETAVGACH encoded by the coding sequence ATGCGCATCACGCCGAGCCTGCTCAACGCCGACTTCGCGAACCTGGCGGGGGAGGCGGCCCGGATCCCCACGGCCGACTTCCTGCACATGGACGTCATGGACAACCACTTCGTGCCGAACCTGACGCTCGGCGCCCCCGTGATCGAGGCCCTCGCGAAGGCCGCGACCCAGCCCATCGACGCGCACCTGATGATCGAGGACCCCGACCGCTGGGCCCCGCAGTTCGTCGAGGCCGGCGCCTCCAGCGTCACGTTCCACGTCGAGGCCGCGAAGGCCCCGGTGCGGCTGGCCCGCGAGCTGCGCGCCCAGGGCGCTCGTGCCTCGATGGCGCTCAAGCCCGCGACGCCCATCGAGCCCTACGAGGACCTGCTGCCCGAGCTCGACATGGTGCTGATCATGACCGTGGAGCCGGGCTTCGGTGGCCAGCGGTTCCTGGACCTGTGCCTGCCGAAGATCCGCCGCACCCGCGCCCTGCTCGACAAGGTCGGCGGCGACATCTGGCTGCAGGTCGACGGCGGGGTCTCGCTGGAGACGATCGAGCGCTGCGCCGAGGCCGGCGCGGACACCTTCGTGGCGGGCTCGGCGGTCTACGGCGCCGACGATCCAGGCGCCATGGTGGAGCGCCTGCGTGAGACGGCCGTCGGCGCCTGTCACTGA
- a CDS encoding RsmB/NOP family class I SAM-dependent RNA methyltransferase has product MSAITDPREVAFEVMSAVRTREVYVNLLLPTLLKDLSDRDAALATELTSNTIRHQGTYDAIIDRVATGTVHPAVRDALRLGVHQLLAMRVPPHAAVDTTVNLVRRRIGHRPVGFTNAVLRKIGQKDLDTWITELTAGLDRHAALAIRYSHPTWVVAALEDAVGPDQLEGLLAADNVPPHVTLVARPGLIDPRSLPGETGRMSPYARIMTGGGDPGFVPAVRDGRAGVQDEGSQMVAITTAEAPVEGYDTHWLDLAAGPGGKAALLGALAAERGASLVANEVQPHRAELVRQSVRALSNVQVVVHDGREGPWEEESFDRVLLDAPCTGLGALRRRPEARWRRRPEDVPELVELQRQLLTRALDLVRPGGVVGYATCSPLPAETREVVEAVTAERSDVTVESEHHWWPHTDGTDAMYLALLRRS; this is encoded by the coding sequence ATGAGCGCCATCACCGATCCCCGCGAGGTGGCCTTCGAGGTCATGTCGGCCGTCCGCACGCGCGAGGTCTACGTCAACCTGCTGCTGCCGACGCTGCTGAAGGACCTCTCCGACCGGGACGCCGCGTTGGCGACCGAGCTGACCAGCAACACGATCCGCCACCAGGGCACGTACGACGCGATCATCGACAGGGTCGCCACCGGCACCGTCCACCCCGCGGTCCGCGACGCCCTGCGGCTCGGCGTGCACCAGCTGCTGGCGATGCGGGTGCCCCCGCACGCGGCGGTCGACACCACGGTCAACCTGGTCCGCCGGCGGATCGGGCACCGGCCCGTCGGCTTCACGAACGCGGTGCTGCGCAAGATCGGCCAGAAGGACCTCGACACCTGGATCACCGAGCTGACCGCCGGTCTCGACCGGCACGCGGCGCTGGCGATCCGGTACTCGCACCCGACGTGGGTCGTCGCGGCGCTCGAGGACGCGGTGGGCCCCGACCAGCTGGAGGGGCTGCTCGCCGCCGACAACGTGCCGCCGCACGTCACGCTCGTCGCCCGTCCCGGCCTGATCGACCCGAGGTCACTGCCCGGCGAGACGGGACGGATGAGCCCGTACGCCCGGATCATGACCGGCGGCGGCGACCCGGGCTTCGTGCCTGCCGTGCGCGACGGCCGCGCCGGGGTCCAGGACGAGGGCTCGCAGATGGTCGCCATCACCACGGCCGAGGCGCCCGTCGAGGGCTACGACACGCACTGGCTCGACCTCGCCGCCGGCCCCGGCGGCAAGGCCGCGCTGCTCGGTGCGCTGGCCGCCGAGCGTGGCGCGAGCCTCGTGGCCAACGAGGTCCAGCCGCACCGGGCCGAGCTCGTCCGGCAGTCCGTGCGCGCGCTCAGCAACGTCCAGGTCGTCGTCCACGACGGCCGCGAGGGCCCGTGGGAGGAGGAGTCCTTCGACCGCGTGCTCCTCGACGCGCCGTGCACCGGACTCGGTGCGCTCCGTCGTCGGCCGGAGGCCCGCTGGCGCCGCCGTCCCGAGGACGTGCCCGAGCTCGTCGAGCTCCAGCGCCAGCTGTTGACGCGCGCGCTCGACCTCGTCCGGCCCGGGGGAGTGGTGGGCTACGCGACGTGCTCGCCGCTGCCCGCCGAGACCCGCGAGGTCGTCGAGGCCGTCACCGCCGAGCGCTCCGACGTCACCGTCGAGTCCGAGCACCACTGGTGGCCGCACACCGACGGCACCGACGCCATGTACCTGGCCCTGCTGCGCCGATCCTGA
- the fmt gene encoding methionyl-tRNA formyltransferase, translating into MRIVFAGTPATAVPTLEALVASRHEVAAVITRPDARVGRGRSLQPSPVAVAAEAHGIDVLKPASTSDPEFLEALAATQARLGVIVAYGALLRRDVLDALELGWINLHYSVLPAWRGAAPVQRSIMAGDEITGATVFSLVEALDAGPVLGTITERIREDDTTGTLLDRLSDQGAVLTVDVVDHIEGGDIGAVRQPEDNVSYAHKLTTEDARIDWKRPAFAVDRHIRGCTPAPGAWTELDGARVKVGPLTISEESTLEPGVAAIGKREVRVGTTTTDVVLGEVQPHGKKAMRAADWGRGLGGATEVVFG; encoded by the coding sequence GTGAGAATCGTCTTCGCCGGGACCCCGGCCACCGCCGTGCCGACGCTCGAGGCGCTCGTCGCCAGCCGCCACGAGGTGGCGGCGGTGATCACGCGTCCCGACGCCCGCGTCGGCCGGGGCCGCTCGCTGCAGCCGTCGCCCGTCGCGGTCGCCGCCGAGGCGCACGGCATCGACGTCCTCAAGCCCGCCTCGACCTCCGATCCGGAGTTCCTCGAGGCGCTCGCAGCCACGCAGGCGCGGCTGGGCGTGATCGTCGCGTACGGCGCCCTGCTGCGTCGCGACGTGCTGGACGCGCTCGAGCTCGGCTGGATCAACCTGCACTACTCGGTGCTGCCGGCCTGGCGCGGTGCCGCACCGGTCCAGCGCTCGATCATGGCCGGCGACGAGATCACCGGCGCCACGGTCTTCAGCCTCGTCGAGGCGCTCGACGCCGGCCCCGTGCTCGGCACGATCACCGAGCGGATCCGCGAGGACGACACCACGGGCACGCTGCTCGACCGCCTCTCCGACCAGGGCGCCGTGCTGACCGTCGACGTCGTCGATCACATCGAGGGCGGCGACATCGGCGCGGTGCGCCAGCCCGAGGACAACGTCTCGTACGCCCACAAGCTGACCACCGAGGACGCCCGCATCGACTGGAAGCGCCCCGCCTTCGCCGTCGACCGGCACATCCGCGGCTGCACGCCCGCGCCCGGCGCGTGGACCGAGCTCGACGGGGCCCGCGTCAAGGTCGGTCCGCTGACGATCTCCGAGGAGTCCACGCTCGAGCCCGGCGTCGCCGCGATCGGCAAGCGCGAGGTCCGGGTGGGCACGACCACGACCGACGTCGTCCTGGGCGAGGTCCAGCCGCACGGCAAGAAGGCGATGCGCGCAGCGGACTGGGGCCGCGGCCTCGGCGGAGCGACCGAGGTGGTGTTCGGATGA
- a CDS encoding primosomal protein N': MSEAQRRVARILVDTPLSHLDRPFDYAVPDELADGVVPGCRVKVRFAGRLVDGFVLELADGSEHEGKLAQVAKVVSSEPVLAPQTAHLARTLADRYAGTVADVLRLAIPPRHARAEAHPPSDPAPTPPDIGSASWHAYLHGATFVEALAKGESPRAVLNVLPRHEPERAVAEAVSAVVRSGRGAVVCVPDVRDATRWHEVFAEALGPDAHVVLTAADKPAARYRSFLRVTRGEVRVVLGTRGAAYAPVKDLGLVVIWDDGDDLHAEPRAPYPHTREVLLTRAIEAGAGVLIAGHARTAEAQSLVQQGWCAEIVADQSSRRREWPLVEVTDGTEHGAAAARLPAAVFQAVRNAEGPVLVQVPRRGYRTSLACQDCRTPATCPQCHGPLLQHRADAPLVCRWCATEVPAWRCGECGGTRLRAPVVGQLRTAEEFGAAFPDRTVLTSGGSAVLDHVEGDGSPLVLATPGAEPTVSGGYAVVVLLDTWLMLGRDDVRVVEESHRRWFNALALAAFGARAVAVGDSTVLQALVRADPVTVAARELTDRAETHLPPVGRLATVDGPEDVIGVLAKRDWPAFVDVLGPVPVEPGRERLILRVPRREGLALATVLKQLAAERSAAKEPPVRIQIDPVAF; this comes from the coding sequence GTGAGTGAAGCACAGCGGCGTGTCGCGAGGATCCTCGTCGACACGCCGCTGTCGCATCTCGACCGCCCGTTCGACTACGCGGTTCCCGACGAGCTGGCCGACGGCGTCGTCCCCGGCTGCCGGGTCAAGGTGCGCTTCGCGGGACGGCTGGTCGACGGCTTCGTCCTCGAGCTGGCCGACGGCTCCGAGCACGAGGGCAAGCTCGCCCAGGTCGCCAAGGTCGTCTCCTCCGAGCCCGTCCTCGCGCCCCAGACGGCCCACCTGGCCCGCACGCTGGCCGACCGCTACGCCGGCACCGTCGCCGACGTCCTGAGGCTCGCGATCCCGCCGCGCCATGCGCGGGCCGAGGCGCACCCGCCGTCCGACCCCGCGCCCACGCCGCCCGACATCGGCAGCGCCTCGTGGCACGCCTACCTGCACGGTGCGACGTTCGTCGAGGCCCTCGCGAAGGGGGAGTCGCCGCGTGCGGTGCTCAACGTGCTGCCGCGCCACGAGCCCGAGCGCGCCGTCGCGGAGGCGGTCTCCGCCGTCGTCCGATCGGGTCGTGGAGCGGTGGTCTGCGTCCCCGACGTCCGCGACGCCACCCGCTGGCACGAGGTCTTCGCCGAGGCGCTCGGACCGGACGCCCACGTCGTGCTCACCGCGGCCGACAAGCCGGCCGCGCGCTACCGCAGCTTCCTGCGCGTCACGCGCGGCGAGGTCCGGGTCGTGCTGGGCACCCGGGGCGCCGCCTACGCACCGGTGAAGGACCTGGGCCTCGTCGTGATCTGGGACGACGGCGACGATCTGCACGCCGAGCCGCGAGCGCCGTACCCGCACACCCGCGAGGTGCTGCTCACCCGCGCCATCGAGGCCGGTGCGGGCGTCCTCATCGCGGGGCACGCCCGCACCGCCGAGGCGCAGTCACTCGTCCAGCAGGGCTGGTGCGCCGAGATCGTCGCCGACCAGTCCTCACGGCGCCGCGAGTGGCCGCTCGTCGAGGTCACCGACGGCACCGAGCACGGTGCGGCCGCGGCCCGGCTGCCCGCGGCCGTGTTCCAGGCCGTCCGCAACGCCGAGGGCCCGGTGCTGGTCCAGGTGCCTCGTCGTGGCTACCGCACGTCGCTGGCATGCCAGGACTGCCGCACGCCGGCCACGTGCCCGCAGTGCCACGGCCCGCTCCTGCAGCACCGCGCCGACGCCCCACTCGTGTGCCGCTGGTGCGCCACCGAGGTCCCGGCCTGGCGCTGCGGCGAGTGCGGCGGCACCCGCCTGCGCGCCCCCGTGGTCGGGCAGCTGCGCACCGCCGAGGAGTTCGGGGCAGCGTTCCCCGACCGCACGGTGCTGACCTCCGGCGGCAGCGCCGTGCTCGACCACGTCGAGGGCGACGGCTCACCGCTCGTCCTCGCCACGCCCGGCGCCGAGCCCACGGTCTCCGGTGGCTACGCGGTGGTCGTGCTGCTCGACACGTGGCTCATGCTCGGCCGCGACGACGTCCGCGTCGTCGAGGAGTCGCACCGCCGCTGGTTCAACGCGCTCGCCCTGGCGGCGTTCGGCGCGCGAGCCGTCGCGGTGGGGGACTCCACGGTCCTGCAGGCGCTCGTGCGCGCCGATCCGGTCACGGTCGCGGCGCGCGAGCTCACCGACCGTGCCGAGACACACCTCCCGCCCGTGGGCCGGCTCGCCACCGTCGACGGACCCGAGGACGTCATCGGCGTCCTCGCGAAGCGGGACTGGCCCGCGTTCGTCGACGTGCTCGGCCCCGTGCCGGTCGAGCCCGGCCGCGAGCGACTCATCCTGCGCGTGCCCCGCCGCGAAGGTCTCGCCCTCGCCACCGTGCTCAAGCAGCTCGCGGCCGAGCGCAGCGCGGCCAAGGAGCCGCCGGTGCGGATCCAGATCGACCCCGTCGCGTTCTGA
- the metK gene encoding methionine adenosyltransferase, whose product MSRLFTSESVTEGHPDKIADQISDSILDALLAQDPKSRVAAETFVTTGLVLVGGEVTTEAYADIARIARDRVLEIGYDSSTKGFDGESCAVQVTLDAQSPDIAQGVDKAEEARLGGATDPLDLQGAGDQGLMFGFACDETPELMPLPITIAHRLSEQLTKVRKDGTLPYLRPDGKTQVTIEYDDDDKPVRVEAIVISTQHEEGVDLEHQLPSDLKKHVIDEVLSQYDIDASSYKSHINPTGKFVIGGPMGDAGLTGRKIIVDTYGGYARHGGGAFSGKDPSKVDRSAAYAMRWVAKNIVASGLATKAEVQVAYAIGVAHPVGFYVDTFGTEVVPVDTIRQAVLEVFDLRPAAIVRDLDLLRPIYAETAAYGHFGRPGLPWESTDRADALRAAAGV is encoded by the coding sequence GTGAGCCGTCTTTTCACCTCGGAGTCCGTGACCGAGGGTCACCCGGACAAGATCGCCGACCAGATCAGCGACAGCATCCTCGACGCCCTCCTCGCGCAGGACCCGAAGAGCCGCGTCGCCGCGGAGACGTTCGTGACCACGGGCCTCGTGCTCGTCGGCGGCGAGGTCACCACCGAGGCGTACGCCGACATCGCGCGGATCGCGCGCGACCGGGTGCTCGAGATCGGCTACGACTCCTCCACGAAGGGCTTCGACGGCGAGTCCTGCGCGGTGCAGGTCACCCTCGACGCGCAGTCGCCCGACATCGCGCAGGGCGTCGACAAGGCCGAGGAGGCCCGCCTCGGCGGCGCCACCGACCCGCTCGACCTCCAGGGCGCCGGCGACCAGGGCCTCATGTTCGGCTTCGCCTGCGACGAGACCCCCGAGCTGATGCCGCTGCCGATCACGATCGCGCACCGCCTCTCCGAGCAGCTCACCAAGGTCCGCAAGGACGGCACGCTCCCGTACCTGCGTCCCGACGGCAAGACCCAGGTCACCATCGAGTACGACGACGACGACAAGCCCGTCCGCGTCGAGGCGATCGTCATCTCCACGCAGCACGAGGAGGGCGTCGACCTCGAGCACCAGCTCCCGTCCGACCTGAAGAAGCACGTCATCGACGAGGTGCTGAGCCAGTACGACATCGACGCGTCGAGCTACAAGTCGCACATCAACCCCACGGGCAAGTTCGTCATCGGCGGCCCCATGGGCGACGCGGGCCTGACCGGCCGCAAGATCATCGTCGACACCTACGGTGGCTACGCCCGTCACGGCGGCGGCGCCTTCAGCGGCAAGGATCCGAGCAAGGTCGACCGCTCGGCCGCCTACGCGATGCGCTGGGTCGCCAAGAACATCGTCGCCTCGGGTCTGGCCACCAAGGCCGAGGTCCAGGTCGCGTACGCGATCGGCGTGGCCCACCCGGTCGGCTTCTACGTCGACACGTTCGGCACCGAGGTCGTCCCCGTGGACACGATCCGTCAGGCGGTCCTCGAGGTCTTCGACCTGCGCCCCGCCGCGATCGTCCGCGACCTCGACCTGCTGCGCCCGATCTACGCCGAGACGGCCGCCTACGGTCACTTCGGCCGCCCCGGCCTGCCGTGGGAGAGCACCGACCGCGCCGACGCCCTGCGCGCCGCCGCCGGGGTGTGA
- the coaBC gene encoding bifunctional phosphopantothenoylcysteine decarboxylase/phosphopantothenate--cysteine ligase CoaBC codes for MSRIVLGVTGGVAAYKAALLLRLFTEAGHDVRVVPTESALEFVGAPTWEALSGNPVQTGVFENVPEVPHVKLGQTADLVVVVPATANTLARAAHGLADDLLTNTLLTARCPVVMAPAMHTEMWEHPATVANVATLRDRGVLVIEPDSGRLTGADTGPGRLPEPDAIFAICQQVLQGRPHDLAGQHVVVSAGGTREFLDPVRFLGNRSSGRQGIALAEAALARGATVTLVAANVSVPVPAGVDVVRVVTTAELREAVLKAAESADAVVMAAAPADFRPTAFADAKIKKQADGVAPTIELTENPDILVELVRTRSGRSPVIVGFAAETGDANGSVLDHARAKMARKGCDLLVVNDVGSERTFGQPDNEVTILTAEGAEHPVPRAAKAEIAHAIWDAVVQRVE; via the coding sequence ATGAGTCGCATCGTCCTCGGGGTCACCGGCGGCGTCGCCGCCTACAAGGCGGCGCTGCTGCTGCGACTCTTCACCGAGGCGGGGCACGACGTCCGCGTCGTGCCCACCGAGTCGGCGCTGGAGTTCGTCGGCGCCCCCACGTGGGAGGCCCTCTCCGGGAACCCCGTGCAGACGGGGGTCTTCGAGAACGTCCCCGAGGTGCCCCACGTCAAGCTCGGCCAGACGGCCGACCTCGTGGTGGTCGTCCCGGCCACGGCCAACACGCTGGCGCGCGCCGCGCACGGCCTGGCCGACGACCTGCTCACGAACACGCTGCTCACCGCCCGCTGTCCGGTGGTCATGGCCCCGGCCATGCACACCGAGATGTGGGAGCACCCCGCCACGGTCGCCAACGTCGCCACGCTGCGCGATCGCGGCGTCCTGGTGATCGAGCCCGACTCGGGCCGTCTCACCGGCGCCGACACCGGCCCGGGCCGGCTGCCCGAGCCCGACGCGATCTTCGCGATCTGCCAGCAGGTCCTCCAGGGTCGCCCGCACGATCTCGCCGGCCAGCACGTGGTCGTCTCGGCCGGCGGCACCCGCGAGTTCCTCGATCCGGTCCGGTTCCTCGGCAACCGCTCGTCCGGCCGCCAGGGCATCGCCCTCGCCGAGGCGGCGCTCGCCCGCGGCGCCACCGTCACCCTGGTCGCCGCCAACGTCTCGGTCCCCGTGCCCGCGGGCGTCGACGTCGTCCGCGTCGTCACCACTGCCGAGCTCCGCGAGGCCGTGCTCAAGGCCGCCGAGTCCGCCGACGCCGTCGTCATGGCCGCCGCCCCGGCCGACTTCCGGCCCACCGCCTTCGCCGACGCCAAGATCAAGAAGCAGGCCGACGGCGTCGCCCCCACGATCGAGCTCACCGAGAACCCCGACATCCTCGTCGAGCTCGTGCGCACCCGTTCCGGTCGCTCGCCCGTGATCGTCGGGTTCGCTGCCGAGACCGGCGACGCCAACGGGTCGGTCCTCGACCACGCCCGCGCCAAGATGGCGCGCAAGGGCTGCGACCTGCTGGTCGTCAACGACGTCGGCTCCGAGCGCACGTTCGGCCAGCCCGACAACGAGGTCACGATCCTCACGGCCGAGGGTGCCGAGCACCCGGTGCCCCGCGCAGCGAAGGCCGAGATCGCCCACGCGATCTGGGACGCGGTCGTCCAACGCGTGGAATGA
- the rpoZ gene encoding DNA-directed RNA polymerase subunit omega — translation MSTTRSAAEGITNPPIDDLLEKADSKYKLVLYSAKRARQINAYYSQLGEGLLEYVGPLLETEVQEKPLSIALREINAGLLTVEDVPADAVATETPTEA, via the coding sequence GTGTCCACGACACGTTCTGCCGCCGAAGGCATCACCAACCCGCCGATCGACGACCTGCTCGAGAAGGCGGACTCCAAGTACAAGCTGGTCCTCTACAGCGCCAAGCGCGCCCGCCAGATCAACGCCTACTACTCCCAGCTGGGCGAGGGCCTGCTCGAGTACGTCGGCCCCCTGCTGGAGACCGAGGTCCAGGAGAAGCCGCTGTCGATCGCGCTGCGCGAGATCAACGCCGGCCTGCTGACCGTCGAGGACGTGCCGGCCGACGCCGTCGCGACCGAGACCCCCACCGAGGCCTGA
- the gmk gene encoding guanylate kinase — protein MAERGRLIVLAGPTAVGKGTVAAWIREHHPEIAMSVSATTRPPRPGEVDGTHYHFVSPEEFDRLVDNDGLLEWATVHGVNRYGTPRAPVERKLAQGESVLLEIDLQGARQVREALPEAYLVFLAPPSWDELVSRLVGRGTETEAERERRLATAREELAAVSEFDTTIVNTEVEEAGRELVDLFRSRPPADPAG, from the coding sequence GTGGCTGAGCGCGGCCGGCTCATCGTCCTCGCCGGACCCACCGCGGTCGGCAAGGGCACCGTCGCGGCCTGGATCCGCGAGCACCACCCCGAGATCGCCATGTCGGTGTCGGCGACCACGCGCCCGCCGCGCCCCGGCGAGGTCGACGGCACGCACTACCACTTCGTCTCGCCCGAGGAGTTCGACCGGCTCGTCGACAACGACGGCCTGCTCGAGTGGGCCACCGTCCACGGCGTCAACCGCTACGGCACCCCGCGCGCGCCCGTGGAGAGGAAGCTGGCGCAGGGGGAGTCGGTGCTGCTCGAGATCGACCTGCAGGGCGCCCGTCAGGTGCGCGAGGCCCTGCCCGAGGCCTACCTCGTCTTCCTGGCCCCGCCCAGCTGGGACGAGCTGGTCAGCCGCCTCGTCGGACGCGGCACCGAGACCGAGGCCGAGCGCGAGCGCCGCCTGGCCACCGCACGCGAGGAGCTGGCGGCGGTGTCGGAGTTCGACACCACCATCGTCAACACCGAAGTCGAGGAAGCGGGGCGCGAGTTGGTAGACTTGTTCAGATCACGCCCGCCAGCCGACCCTGCCGGGTGA
- the mihF gene encoding integration host factor, actinobacterial type — MALPELTDEQRRAALAKAAAARQVRAEVKNRLRHSGASIADVLAEAKRNEAVAKIKVLDLLQSIPGIGKLTAQQIMAELNIAESRRLRGLGTNQAKGLVAEISRRG, encoded by the coding sequence ATGGCACTTCCCGAACTGACCGACGAGCAGCGCCGAGCGGCGCTGGCCAAGGCCGCCGCCGCGCGCCAGGTGCGCGCCGAGGTGAAGAACCGCCTGCGGCACTCCGGCGCCAGCATCGCCGACGTGCTGGCCGAGGCCAAGCGCAACGAGGCCGTCGCCAAGATCAAGGTCCTCGACCTGCTCCAGAGCATCCCCGGCATCGGCAAGCTCACCGCGCAGCAGATCATGGCCGAGCTGAACATCGCCGAGAGCCGGCGCCTGCGCGGCCTGGGTACCAACCAGGCCAAGGGGCTCGTGGCCGAGATCAGTCGCCGTGGCTGA